A section of the Salmo trutta chromosome 4, fSalTru1.1, whole genome shotgun sequence genome encodes:
- the fabp2 gene encoding fatty acid-binding protein, intestinal: protein MTYNGTWKVDRSENYEKFMEQMGVNMVKRKLAAHDNLKITLEQTGDKFVVKEASSFRTLDMEFTLGVTFEYALADGTMLSGSWGMEGDMMKGTFTRKDNGKVLKTTRAIVGEELVQSYSYDGVEAKRIFKRG from the exons ATGACCTACAACGGCACTTGGAAAGTAGACCGCAGCGAGAACTATGAGAAATTCATGGAGCAGATGG GTGTCAACATGGTCAAGAGGAAGCTGGCCGCTCACGATAACCTCAAGATCACCCTTGAACAAACTGGAGACAAATTTGTCGTGAAGGAGGCCAGTTCTTTCCGCACGCTGGATATGGAATTTACCCTGGGAGTCACCTTTGAATATGCTCTTGCAGATGGGACAATGCTATCA GGTTCATGGGGCATGGAAGGAGACATGATGAAAGGTACATTCACCAGAAAGGACAATGGAAAGGTGTTGAAAACTACCAGAGCCATTGTTGGAGAGGAACTTGTACAG AGCTACAGCTATGATGGAGTCGAAGCCAAGAGAATTTTCAAGAGGGGTTAG